The nucleotide sequence TCAGGACGCGGGTTGGAACTTGATGAGTCCAACCCGTTTCTTGATTTGACTGATCAGGTTCATTTTGATACTCAGTTCGGGTTGATGTCCATCGCTTTGCACCCTAACTTTGCACAAAACGGGCGGTTTTTCGCCTCGTTTAATTGTGATAAGACGCGAACACCAAGTTGTGCTGGAAGGTGTGCTTGTAATTCGGATGTGAATTGTGATCCTTCGAAGCTGACTTCGGATAGTGCAGCTCAGCCGTGCCAGTATCAAAGTGTCGTGGCGGAATACTCGGCTAATGTTTCGTCATCCTCTCGGGCATCTATCGTAAGTTATTTAAGATTATATCGCAATATTTTTACCTAGGGATGGGAATAGGTCACCTGTATAAGACCTGTTTACTGAAAAATACACTACGTTATTTTTTacctttttaaaaataaatataattagcAGGCCAGGATCCATCATTTCTTCTTCCTGGTACATAAAACATACAACTGTGTTATAGACAtgatataaagtagttaaacaaGTTGTGTTCATGTTTAATACTTGTGTTATTCACGTCGTCAGAGACCTGTtaaacacgataagacacgatttACGCATCACTGTATGTTAGAGGTAGTGGTAGCTTATAGCTTTCATCATTAGTATTTTTGTGTGTTATTTTCTCTGCTTATCTTAGCTATATTTTATGTTATCTGGATTACTAAACGatgtaaaaataaagttttcTAGTGGTAGGATCTAGGGTCTCAGACCCTACCAATATCATACTGGGTACGTTTGTTTGTTATGTTGAAACATCGTCTTCTGATGCATGATTTTTTTACAGATTCCAACGGCTTCGCCGGTGGAAGTGAGGAGGATATTGACAATGGGGCTTCCGTTCACGTCTCACCACGCCGGGCAGATTCTTTTTGGACCGAACGATGGGTACTTGTATTTCATGATGGGGGATGGTGGTGGAGGTGATCCGTACAATTTTGCACAGAACAAGAAGTCTTTGCTTGGCAAGATTATGAGATTTGACGTCGATAACATACCCAGTAAGTGATATCACAGGTTATGAACTCAAATTTGAGTCAAACAGTTCAAACAGACCAACATTTGACTTCAAATTGGTATCATAGAGTTTGAAAAATTTCAAAAGGAATAcaaaaaatatgttaaaaatgaaGCAGAAACAAACAAAATGGTGTTGAATGTCATAAGAAATAAGCATCAACTAAGAAACAACAAAGTTAATAGtttgacttcaaaagtcaaactataCATTTTGCTTACTACAGATTATCATAACTTAAACTTTACATCCAGGTGAATCAGAAGTCACTCGTCTTGGACTATGGGGAAACTATTCTATCCCGAGTGACAATCCGTATATCGAAGATAAAGATTTACAGCCAGAAATCTGGGCCTTAGGATTACAGAACCCGTGGCGTTGCAGCTTTGACTCAGAAAGACCATCGTATTTCATGTGCGGAGATGTAGGCCAGGTATTAAAAGTTACAAACCATTCTCCTTTAACCAGTATAACTACATTTCTTAATAAACCGGCTAAAACTTTCTCACTTTTTCGCAAAGAATGACTATGAAGAAGTGGATATAATAACAAAAAACGGGAATTACGGGTGGCGTGTTTATGAAGGAACCACCATTTACACTCCCGAAAAAAGTCCTGGTGGAAACACATCTATAAGCTCCATAAATCCTATTTTCTCAGTAATGGGATACAAACATAAAGATATAAACAAGAATGAAGGTTCGGCTTCAATCACCGGCGGGTTCTTTTATCGGTCCACAACCGATCCGTGTTTATACGGGAGGTAAACTAgtcaaaagtttgacttttgatgAAATTTTTTGACTTGCAATGAAATGTTTTGACTTGTTGAATGTTGGTGGTTTTCAGTTACTTGTATGGAGATCTATACGCGCATAACTTGTGGGCCGGGGTAGAAACACCTGAAAATAGCGGGAATTTTACGACGAGTAATGTTACTTTCGGTTGTGCTAAGGATTCTCCTGTACCGTGTGATCTTGTACCAGGGAGTGAGCTTCCTACATTGGGTTACCTTTTTTCGTATGGTCAAGATAATAACAAGGATGTATATTTGTTATCTTCTAGTGGTGTGTATCGGATTGTTCCTCCAAGCCGTTGTGGGTACACATGCGCATATGAAAGTAGGACCGAGGGCTCGACCCCAGCTCCAACTTCACCTCGTGGTTCGAGTTCAAACATGTTGAAGGGTTCATGCAAGAGTTTGTTGTTGCTTCTCTTGCTTTTCATTGGGTTGAGCTACTAGGCTCCATGACATCTTACTCTTGTATTATTGTATTATCAAGTAAATTGCCATCAAATTTTCCTAAGTATTATATTTCTGTAATCTTATGGACCACAATTATTGTCCCCACTTACTGTTGAGTGTTAATGTCTGAAAGtgatttataaatatttattttccTTTTGAATGAAAGTACAATCTAATTTTATCAGTTATGGGCATGTTATAAGAATCGCTAGAGGCTAGTTAGCTGGTGGGATAATGACTAGCGATTATTCAGAATTAGTCGTGATTAATCAGGATCAATCGGATtgagatttttatatgtaattaacCTCTAATCTACCCATTTTTTAAGTATACTGGATTAATCGTTGGAATTTACAAGTTTTGGGTAGAATCTAGTCAGAATTTGACCAGAATCTCGCCAAAATCGCCTATTTACGGCCGACTAGGGCCAATTTCCAGCTGACTGGTGAATAATTCACCAATTTCCTTGAAATTAATCGGTGGCCGACTTACTAacgattaatcgccgactagtcgCCGATTAATCCCGATTTTTCTAACATTGGGTACGGGTCATAATAAGCAATCTTCTCTACCGATTACACCTAAGGGATCAAACTAATATTTAAAAGAAAAAACATTAGATTTTTCTGGTGATCGCGATCTCTGAAAATTACCTCCACGCCCTGGTTCCGCCCCTGAATATTATGATCATAAACGACATTATAATAAAATTTTAAACACCGTAACTAAAATTACCCATTTCGATCATGGAAGGGGAAAGATGTACTTCTTAGATTAAGATCCAACATGTTTTACAGTAAATTACAACGACCCGTCGTACCAAAACTTCCCCGTGCACAGGACATGTATAATCAAAGCAAACAGTAACACCCATCTAAGAAAGAAGGGGAGACAAAGAACGAAAATAATCAAAGAATCCTTAACAGACCTTTCTTGATCGGCCCACACTTTTTCTCGAACCTAATATGCCATGATCATAAAGAAAAAAGTTGGCGAGCGTCATCTCATGTTGCAGCATTGAGGGCGGCCGTAAAGCTGTAACTTGTTCCACATGCATAACATTTGTCTCGGAGATTGATAGTGTGCGGTATAGTAATCGTCTATGCAACCGAATTGGCAGAACTTCAAACTGTGCACGTATTCCACGCGTTTTGTGGTGTTAAATTGTTCTACCCACATTCCCATGCTCACGTCTTCCATCTTGAATAGCTTCAGTTTATGTTTGTCGAATTCGGTTGCGATGAAATCAGCAACGTCTGATGATAGAATGTAGCCTGGGCCGTTTGCATATGGTGGATAATCTTCTTCGGGCCATTCCTGATGATGTAAATAAGATTTAGATTCTGTGTAATTGAATCAAATACTTCAAGATTCTACAAAGATCAGAAAGCATATTTTGCATGATAGAAGTGATTGATCAGTCGCACAGGACAAATTAGCTTACTAGAGACTGCAAATTTATGCATAAATATGATAAAAACGTGTATGCGAAACGAATGCATGGTTATGAAGAAAAACCATGGTTGAAATTTGAAAATATCCCGATTAGTCGCCAATTAATCGCTAGTCGAAGTTTCACCAAGTAATTTTTATCTAATCGGCAAATTAATCAGTAGGCGGTCAACAGTGGTCAAATCTAGTCCTAACTGGCCAAAAATCGGTGGCAGTCTAGCGATTCCAGCCAAAACCTATAAATTCCGGCAATTAATCTTATCTACTTGAAAATATGGATCGATAAAGGTGTTAAAACGCATCTACTTAAAAATGGCATATAAAAAcgtgtgtatatacatataagaTCCCAATCCGATTAATCTCTAGTCGGTACCCCCACCGACCGACTAGCAcctagcgattcttacaacactgaTAAAAAAAGAGAAGGGTAACAATACCTCATATGTGACGGACCATTTACCATATCGTAGGGGCTTATGATAGTAATTAATATTTCCAACATACAAGCTCTTGCCATCGCCTATTTTCTTTGCTTCGTTTAAAACAGCGTCCACTCTGACAAACGTGTCATCGTCACACTTCATGATATACTTGGCAGATGCTGTACGAACCTGATTtacaaattaaaacaaaaaaaatccaaaattAAGTAACCTAGTAGCATATTGCAACGGTTTTCAATACAACAAGAATTAGTAACTCACCCCGTATTCACATATTGCAACGGTTTTCAATACAACAAGATCATAATTATCCATATACGGCACAATCACAATGTCCCCAAAGAATTCCGCCTCTTTCTTTAATTCAATGTTCACTTCCTTTCTTGCATGCTGTTAAAACAACCGGTGTGACGTTAGGATCTATAAATATAACATCGATAATAATTTTATAAATGTGTTAATTGTGTTTTCGCTTACCAATGCAACAAAGAAACGAGCAACAACATGTGAAGATTTAATAAGATTATGCTGCATCCAGGACTTCCTGACAGCCATCCGTTCGGCAAAATGATTCCCAGCTGAAAGAACACCAATGAACATATCGATGGGCCCATCTGGAAGAGGTGGAGCCCGCCATTTATCCGACATTTCCAGGTGTCGTTGAGGAGCAAAACTAGGATGTGTTGACGGTAATGAAGCAGCAAAAACAGCATTCACATCAATGTCTCCGTTCAAAGCCAATCCCGTCGCATCCTCCAGTGCAAAACCCTAAAACCAATTCAATTGATTTCAACCAACTTCAGGTAAACATATCCTTTTTTTCTAAAATTAAGTAAAGTTTTTCAAAATGTAAACTTACGGTTCGATAAGGAAATGAAGTAATATGCCTTCCGTCAACGTTAACATGATAACCCTCTAATCCGGCACTGAGAGTTAAAACAAATAGCTTCCCTTCCGCAAAAGGGTAAGGCCAGTCAAAAGACACCTTCTTGGTCCTCCCTATGAGCCGGTTTAACCACCAGCTCGATTTTGACTCCTCTGAGTGATCATCGTCATCACGGATCCATTTTTCACATTTCACCTGACCATCAACTAGAAAAAAGAAACTCGAATAATTAGCTATAAGAACTATATCGACGTATCAGAATATATTTACAAAGTTCAATCAAATCATACCGACGTATGCAACGAAATCATGGTTTAAAGCAAGAAACAAAACCGAAAAGCGTAACCAGTAACCACTATATTATCAATTGGACTTACCAGTCTCTTCATCAGCCTTGGATTTCCATCCTTCACATCGATGAGCCGAACCCCACTGCATCCGATAACAAGTATTCTGTTCAATCACAGGCTTCCCACTCCAATCCCCCTTCAACCTCGGATTAAAATGCAAAATCCTCGGTGGGTCTTCGCCATCAACCGTCTTTAACCCCTGCAACTCCATCATAAACTGTGACACCATCAAATACTGACCAGATTTCAACAACGAAATCTTCGGGTCTTGCTCCGGGTGAGCCTCTCTGGGCCTCCCCACAAGTGTTATATGTGATCCCAATGTCATCCCACAGGGCAGCACAATAATGTTTCCTTTCGATCGAAACACAGACCCCGACAACGTAATCGAATTCGGACAACTCTCATTCGATGTCCTGTTCCTGTTCTCCGATGGCAACTTAAGTTTACCCGATTCGAGCTCCTCCCAAAACCTCTTCCCAACCGAAAACGCCTCGGTTGCCGACTTCTGAATATCCCCAAACCCATCCTTAGGTTCACCACTCAAACTATTCACATCAAAATTCAAACTTGATAAAGATTCAAACTTTCTAATCCTACTCAAACCCCTCGAATTCAACGGGGTTTTCGCAACGATTTGCGGGACATCTAGAGGCCGAATCGGAGCTTCTTTTTCTTGCAACTCTTCTTCACTATCCAACACGTAAGGTTTATTCGAAATCTTGTCGGTGAAGAAGAAACCACTAGAATCATCTTCTTGACTAACTATTTTCGACACAAACGGTAGTTCTAAACCCACCATAACAAGATACAAAACCCCTAAACATATCAAAAACTGAATCGATCGTTTCTGTCTTAACGACATAAACCAGTCTAACTTACTTCGTTTCATGTTCAAGATTGAAACTTTATCAAACACCCAGAACAAAACTGATCAAGAAAACAAAAACCCACAATTTATCAAACCCTAACGGTAATATTATTCGATGTAATCATGAAAAAGACTTGAAAAGATTCAAACCCAGTTCAAAATTGAAGCTGATTTCGAAAAGATATGAGCCCCACAAGTCAAAATTGAAAATGGGGGGTTAGAGTTACCCCCACGGACGCGTTTAGATGGTTgagtttctagagagagaaagaggtgGGGTGTGTGttagtgtgtgagagagagagagtggggaAGGGGGTAGGAAGCTTTAACAGGTCGGTAGCCTGCCTGGAACAAACAAATAAAACGATTTATTCTTCTATCAGTTTTCAAATCGAATTTGAAATGATACCGTTTTTAGTTTTTgctatttttatttgtttttattatcAAATAATTCCGTTTAttcatttttatttgtttttgttatcAAATCATATCAAATAATTCCCGTTTATTCAATGATTGCTataattgtgtttttagttttaaattcatcatgagaagagaTATTTGAACTTTTATTTGGAATTCAATGGACGGAAAATTGATGGGAAACGGCATTAATTATATACATCAAAAGAAAAATAGAAATTATAGTGAATATAAATAGAGTGTGCTTAAAGTAGAATTAAATTGTGAGACTTATTTAAAGCAAGGATGTTACATGGAAATATGATACAACGTTCGGATCATATGAACAGGATAACAATCAAAACATGTCATATGGGTTTTTGGATGTTAATGTTCTAAATTTACAAGTTTACTATAAAATTAACAGATATGTATAAATagaacgggatcaggagaaaacgctcaaaagtgtgagaacggtgagaacgcttcctggcccaacacgtgtcacgccgcttagagaAAGGCGAAAGggtttttttgtcctttcatatttctttttttaaacgtgtgtcacttcatctttccatttttatgcgtttaataaatacgcggcatttttattgtttttagatcaggatcatagtaaatattttggcgttttaagtattgttttggcgtttttattgttttttagatcagGATACACTCCTttaatgtaaaaaacatcagtaattttcttgattttattatatcaagtgttgtgccatgtaggatactgacctataatgtgacaggcaattatggcgttttgaaaagataaataaattcaattttccatttagtggcttttaatataataaatgtttcgCAATAATGATTCCGTCTCTTCAATTTACTGTTTTAGCAATTATtgtttctttcaattttcatctgtcaattagtgttgatttttccaatAATACCTTGTTtgcgttttttggcgttttatatagcaacatcgtgcttcgctagcatccgttctcacagtttttcacactatcaggcgttttggagtttgtagtttttggcgttttatactcaatttttttaaattagtagataattagataataaacaacagagaattagataacaaacaatagaaaatgaaaaaaaaattataatctaatttctcatctaAATCTTTACtatcatcagcctcttctactttaacttTTTTGacgttttgaacctgtttttgaataccttatgtagatccttattttcctacataacgacCGTCTTTAGAATATGTttattttttgtggcatcctttattGTGGGTGGATATACACTTTTTTGATAACATGTTGAAGACCGACGTctgctctaatgtattgatctcttcatgccatcaatatatgcatgaagaacaaagtgacatgatgtcatatcagtgtcatcagtctctttttcttgaatatttgtccatctcattcagcaaaagattatagagatatccaactcagagaagaatccattcaatgaaacttcattcagatcaATACTCGATATAGAAGAATCGAGGTTctgcatctgtggcttttttaactaTTATTTTTGCCGTTTTAAAGTGAATGTTTTATAGGGAATATGGCGTTTGTTTTTGGTTTGTGATTAGTTTATTATGCAaagacgtctctcttataggatgtttttggcgcgtagtttaggcgagattttatttataatgaatgatattaataaagtagccgtcttttcagttactgtgtatttttactgttttttgttcagctttttatgagtttttagggtcaAAGACTTTCCATCTcacaagtttggcgtttttttaatggctttaagtaggttttggcgttttttttttcatttttagattTTATTAATATTTCTACAAACTACTTTCATTATAGTTTgagagtttttggcgttttactgcattatggcgtttcacatgcattatgactgtttggcgttttattaatataatgtattttttattctaacttgaaaaatacataacaaacaacagaaaaataaaattaaaaaaaataaaaatagaaacaattcatcttccaaatattcactgtcatcagtctctttcttctttgaatcatGTTCGTTGGCGGTTTGGCTTagccatgcttgtgtttttgtggccgtttggaaagaaaaaatgacataagttttttgtttgaatatgtatcttcaaacaactcatcagtgtcattcgtcttttcatgacattataatattcatcaatattaaaacacaaaaaatgacataagtctgacaccagcatctttttgtttatgatttgttcatctcatgcagcaaaatgttatttgagtcacagcaACTTAGCGAAGAATGCATTCTTCGAAACTTTGGCGTCgaacaatatttgaatatacaagaaacgatatttgCCATGTTTGGCGTCTTACcgaggaaatagtgtatctgaaaaAAACGTCGATGTTTTGGAATttttgatgtttgagtgttttggcgttttctaagatgaatggtatatagtagaaaatatggcgtctttgagtaggtgtgtttgatgttttggggattttggcgttgttagatgaatggtatatagtagaaaatatggcgtttcaggttctgAGGGATGTGTTTTGTGTCTGggatgtttttgtttatatagggatgtcttttggtccgtaatggcgttttattcattagtATGGCGTTTCGGTATAGAAGtgtaaagacctttttacccttaatgaggcgcgtccacgtaataaaattgatgttatttacgaaaacgccaccgcgtcaatctagtccatagattgttttaatcggacgatccataagcgttctcaccgttctcacactttctaccgttttctctaaatcccgaccctgtATAAATAATTACTTATATAAAAAAGTTTATGCTTATTTCTATTTTATCTTCTAAGCTTTTCAACAAGCGTGTAAATGAACTGAGCTACTTAAGCTCGGCTCTAATAAAAGCTTGAAACAAGTTGAGCTTATGTGAGCTCGAGTTTaaaaaataagtttgtttagtaaacgagtTTAAGCTTCACTTATCAAGCTCTAGCCAACTCGCAAACCTAAACGGCccattatttatataatttttaatttatatattaaatatatatttaaataataattgttACTATTTATAAAACTATGAAAAATAATTAAACGAGTCGAGCTCAAGATTTAAAAACAGCCTACGAGCTTTATAAGTTAAATGAACTCGAGCTTGAGCCTAGTCGAGCTAGGGCTCAACTCGGCTCATTTGCACACCTAGATTTCAACCACTAAATCCACCGAGTCAATCTCAGAGACAAGCCGTTAGCTAAATGTGTTTGTGTTCCAACTCAAAACTGGCCCGTACTCATTTAATCAAACTCAACCCCTTAAACTCCGTATTAGAATTATGTTGTTACAAATATACCCCCTAATTCAAATACTCAATGGTGAGGATCAAAAAGAGAGGTTGATTAACTATGTGAAATGACAACAAAGAATAGACCATAATTAGGCTGGAACTATAAATCAAAATAAAGCTAATAAACCATAATTAGGCTGGAACTAAAAATCCAATATAAAGCTAAAATGTGGTcgatttaaaaatataaaactaCAACGAGATTGCAGCAaggcaaaaaatatatataaaatggtTCACTTTCAGGTATAGATAGATCATGTTGACTGTAGAAAAGTGCTTTTAAAATTAGAAACGAAACCGAAGAGTTAAATGTTTAGTTTGGGCAattttgacagtttagtccaaaggtttcattttttgtatgtggatccaaaaaggttcCACCATTACTATTTTAGTCAATTGTGTTAACTTCATTcatatttctgttaacgagaagggcaattcggtcattttatatgtaattctgttaactagaagggcaatttggccatataaaatgaccgaattgcccttctcgttaacagaaaaaatggatgaagttaacctagtggactaaaatgacaacggtgaaaactttttgaacccacaggcaaaaaatgaaacctttagactaaagtggcaaaatgactcaaaccacagggactaaaatagcaTTTAACTCGAAACCAAATATAGGCAAACTTTTATATGGTTTAGTTCTATGATTTTATCTGTTTAAAGTCATAGATAGGCTTTTTCATAGTGAAACATATATATGGATAAGTCATGGAACAAAATTAAGACAACAAGAAAAAATTCAACTGCGAAACTTTTTATTTCTTATAATAGCATGTCTTTTACAGCCAATCTTAAgtactttttattaatttttttattctttGTGACATAAAGATGATTATATCATGAGAGAATACCAATAAAATAGTTACAATTACTCAAAACTTGCAAAGCAAATTAAGAATGAAGTTGCCTAATAAAGACTTCCAAAAGAAAAGATCTAAAGCTCCTCGTAACAGTAATACCATTGACATAAACACAAAACTAGGATCGATAGGAGCCTTACCATAGACAAACAAAGAGGTATTAGACACTACTAGACCAAGAATGATATTGTGTAATTGTATAGGTagtaagaccacccgtagtggggcgtttttttttaaaaaaaattgaaaaaaaaacgccccaaaacgccccccaTCCCATTACACCCGGCGTTTCCGGGcgtttttttttggaaaaattggTTGccggcgttttaattaaaacgcttaaatTGTTTGTGGAATGGTTTGACCCACCAATCAAGTTTGAGCTAGCCACATGGGTCCTGACAACTTTTTGAAAATGCCCCACTACACCAATCAATTCGTgtgcttttttttttcattaaaaataatATGGGGGTTAGAATAATGCCTcactacaccactttatgctataatgccccatgctgactgggatgacacgtgtcggataatgccccatggtgggggcattatatttcttcaccactacacatggtctaaagcATAACTGAGTCATATATACGGACACCATGGGTTTATCTTGGTATCAGAGTTAGGCTCACAACCTTCGTTATAAAACCCTAGATAGGGTGGCGGCGACACCGCCTTCGTCCtatctaaaaccctaatttcctTTTCATGTTTTTCGATTAAATACCTTCTTCCTGAGTTCCTGTTATCGTTCAAAGATAGATTCAGCAGCTGCCGTCATCACAAACACAACACCATAATCACATTTTCCGTCGCATCTTAACAGCCATCACTAAATCATAGTGTGGCCGCCACCACAAGCAGTCTTCGCTCTTGTCTCAACCACCGTTATAGCAGCCTCTGTCGCTTCCTCACTGACTAAGGTTCGCGGAAACAACTTGCACTTGGAACCCTAGTCGTCATCACCACAACGCGAGTTGTTGTCGCATTCACCACTAAGTGTCACTCTATAACAGGTCGCTGTTTACAAACAGTTTACTCTACACGCTACTCATTCATACAAAAACTACAATTCACACGGATGATGTATACGAGAAGTCTTGTGTGAAAAGGCATCATGCGAAAACTACAATTTACATGATAGTGCGAGTGTTCCACATCCGTGCAAAAAGTCATAGTTCGTGTAAAGATTACTGGCAAGAGTCAAGACAGCCGGAAACGAGTAGAAACAAACTGTGATCCATTCTCTATGAGGGTTTATTCTACTAGTCATCACAACAGGGCACTGGATCATGTCGaagaataaaaaagaaattaTCTTTACATCTCACGCCATAATGTTTCCTGCACTTAGCTTGCGGGGGACTATTAGACTACAAATGATATTGTGTAATAGTATAGGGTAGTAGAGTAGAACATTGACTCTTATATATATTgataagagttaaatgcttggttggtccctgtggttttaaaaaattgcagacttggtcccaaTGGTTTattaattacacgcgtggtccctgtggttttcaaaaatgcactcggttggtcctcaaccctaacatcagttaaatttcttagttaactatgtgtgaaatgactatattacccttagaACAATTAAAAACCTAAAACTATATTACCCTCTGcagcatcatcttcatcaccatcatcatacCCATTTCCCTCCCTCTGCTCTCTCTCGAtctcatcaccatcatcttctcCGATCTCCCTCGTCTC is from Helianthus annuus cultivar XRQ/B chromosome 9, HanXRQr2.0-SUNRISE, whole genome shotgun sequence and encodes:
- the LOC110879748 gene encoding hydroxyproline O-galactosyltransferase GALT6, coding for MKRSKLDWFMSLRQKRSIQFLICLGVLYLVMVGLELPFVSKIVSQEDDSSGFFFTDKISNKPYVLDSEEELQEKEAPIRPLDVPQIVAKTPLNSRGLSRIRKFESLSSLNFDVNSLSGEPKDGFGDIQKSATEAFSVGKRFWEELESGKLKLPSENRNRTSNESCPNSITLSGSVFRSKGNIIVLPCGMTLGSHITLVGRPREAHPEQDPKISLLKSGQYLMVSQFMMELQGLKTVDGEDPPRILHFNPRLKGDWSGKPVIEQNTCYRMQWGSAHRCEGWKSKADEETVDGQVKCEKWIRDDDDHSEESKSSWWLNRLIGRTKKVSFDWPYPFAEGKLFVLTLSAGLEGYHVNVDGRHITSFPYRTGFALEDATGLALNGDIDVNAVFAASLPSTHPSFAPQRHLEMSDKWRAPPLPDGPIDMFIGVLSAGNHFAERMAVRKSWMQHNLIKSSHVVARFFVALHARKEVNIELKKEAEFFGDIVIVPYMDNYDLVVLKTVAICEYGVRTASAKYIMKCDDDTFVRVDAVLNEAKKIGDGKSLYVGNINYYHKPLRYGKWSVTYEEWPEEDYPPYANGPGYILSSDVADFIATEFDKHKLKLFKMEDVSMGMWVEQFNTTKRVEYVHSLKFCQFGCIDDYYTAHYQSPRQMLCMWNKLQLYGRPQCCNMR
- the LOC110879747 gene encoding HIPL1 protein, whose amino-acid sequence is MMKMNILLLLSLTLFLLLISPALSLPLCTDLSAPVTHKTPLTFCNYNGSSCCDSTDDSNIRKQFESMNVSQPACASVLKSILCSRCDPFSAELFTIKTVARQVPVLCNSTVSSTNNYCETVWDTCQNVSITNSPFSPSSQGEAPTPTNSSNKLTDIWQSRSDFCNIIGGPSVNNSVCFDGKKVSLNITTNSTKSPPTGMCLEKIANGSYLDMVAHTDGSNRAFFSNQKGQVWLATIPEVGSGRGLELDESNPFLDLTDQVHFDTQFGLMSIALHPNFAQNGRFFASFNCDKTRTPSCAGRCACNSDVNCDPSKLTSDSAAQPCQYQSVVAEYSANVSSSSRASIIPTASPVEVRRILTMGLPFTSHHAGQILFGPNDGYLYFMMGDGGGGDPYNFAQNKKSLLGKIMRFDVDNIPSESEVTRLGLWGNYSIPSDNPYIEDKDLQPEIWALGLQNPWRCSFDSERPSYFMCGDVGQNDYEEVDIITKNGNYGWRVYEGTTIYTPEKSPGGNTSISSINPIFSVMGYKHKDINKNEGSASITGGFFYRSTTDPCLYGSYLYGDLYAHNLWAGVETPENSGNFTTSNVTFGCAKDSPVPCDLVPGSELPTLGYLFSYGQDNNKDVYLLSSSGVYRIVPPSRCGYTCAYESRTEGSTPAPTSPRGSSSNMLKGSCKSLLLLLLLFIGLSY